The DNA region TCTCACCAAGTGTTATTCACTGAAacggaaaaaaaatcacaggaaATTATTATTCTTTCTTAAGTTGGCCTGTAAAGTCATCAAGTTTGGTCATCTACTGCTTGAACATGATTTCTctggatgacaaaaaaaatcacttcaccTTCaccccttcttttctttttccactaaaagaccaagggctgacaacgccagcgccattttcaactttttatcagacatcaTTCTCGATTAGAAGGCTTCCTAAAATACAAGAGGTGCGCAACAGTGGTATGAAAATGGTCTTCTGGTATCATAACAACGAGCTACCGCCGCCCCTCACGAATGCACAGAAGGTACATGGCGGTTGGCTGTCGGCTATAGTCTTTgaggtgtgttctagtgcaactttttggccaagacatgAGGCAACACCACAAGGGGCCTCCgtcaccactagttctttggCGTCTGcatggtgtgtcagggccttaataGGGAGAGAAGACTCTAATCAAAATGTTAGAAGAATTTACACTGGATACCTCACTCTCCTCATTTCACCAAACACCTCAGAAACACCTTTTAAGAATATACATTATTTTAACCCCTGCAATTCATttcttaaaggggctatatgttaCTGCTGCAGTTCGCCTGACAGCCACGCGGTATCGCTACAAACACAGtactttttaaagttacatATAGCTCCTTTAAAGTTAATATTGGGGGAAAGGTATATTTTGTGATTTTGACATTTGAACTTTAGAACATCTGATTTTTGATTCTGAATACACAAGATCTTTGAAGGATTTCTGAGAAAGATTTTAAGTCACCAAAGTTAGAATATAATCAAAGATGGAAttctaatggagaataaaaaaaaagaaaaagtacacCGTTCCCTGATTATTTTGGACAAACAGTACAAACATAAATGCAGATTCTTTCTGTAGAAGTCAAACCaagttttttctttgtcttcatgAATTAATGaataacttaaataataaataaaaaatgcacttacatttaaattaaacaagTGAGATACAAACATATGATCTAACACCCTGCTGtgcctgaccaatcagagacattcAGCACTGCAGGGGCTGCATGCCCTATTGTAAAAAGTCCCATGACCTTcagaaaaaacataatgtgtgtgaacaaaattaatgggatttttacttccggcaccacactgttgagctctatagTTTCTtgggtggaaacggggcttttgTGTCCATTCATTTAAAAGAACATGAAAGACTACACGAGTGATTTGCTTTACCCTGATAGTACAAAGAAGGCACTTTGATTCTGTTCCCTCAGTAGTCCATGGGTCTACCTTTTTCCTTGTTGACAATCTCCCAGATAAAGCTTGAGCACCCCCTGACTGTGCAACCGCAACAAGAGCTCAAACTCAGTGGACATGGCATGGACATTTGTTTTAGGTGCTTTGTCATCATAGTAGTGGTGCTTCAAGTCATAGAGTCCATAGGGGTGATTACTGTAGGGCCAGAACCCATACAGATGCACATTTTTGCAGACCTCCAAAGCTATGCTAGCCATAATTAGCCCGGTGCTCAGCCGCACTGATCGCAAGCCTTGTGCGCGCCAGAAGTCAGCCAGACTTTGGAGGTACTCAGGGTTAAAGTAGACGGGCTTCATGGGGCTTCCAAAGTCCTCAATAGTGTAGGTAGCCCGCAGACATACAGGAGTGTTTGAGAGAAAGGAGAACATGGGAAGGAGTAGCAGGGAGTTGCCGTAAATATGCAGACTTTCCACAAACGGACGACGACGCCCCATCAGAGACCCATACCTGGAGACAAAACAGCAGATATAAAGCAACAAGACAAAATAACTCTGTAATGACAGTGAAGTGAAATCCAGCCTCTTGCTCACTTATTCATGAGGATGCTTGGGTTCGCTGTCACAAGGTCCGTTTTGACACCAACATCCTTCTCGTAATCATTTCCCAAAGGAGGAAGGTTGcacctgaagaagaaagaaaacaaggcAGAGATCATTTTTTATGGAATCTCAACATAAATGATTTTTGATACTGTGAGTTGACGTTGTAACCATGATGGACACCTTTCTCACCTCATGACAAACTGAGCTGAGTCAATTCTCTCTCCACAGCTGCTATCAGTCAGGATTCCTCCGTTCCCGACAACAGAACACGTGTCCCATATTTTATTTGAGAAAGGATGCTCCTGGAATTGTAATCAATGGTTATGTATTACTAGACAATGACAATTATACTGATTATATACTACAGTAGATCAAAACACCTGCTGGATCTCCTTTGCAAATGTTTCCCTCTTGGAAATCCCCTGCAGCAGGCACCCCTAAAAGAGGTTGCCAGCTGAAAAATGAGTGCTCCCTGGAAGTCTTCAGGTTTTCATTTCGAACATCTAATTGGGCTTGAAACTTTTTTAATGGATAAATGCAGCAGTATATGACTGTGAAGTATACTGGCATATTTAAACTTGCTGATGACGCAGTTGTTCAGTTGCGTCGGTAAGCGTTAAGGGGAACATTTCCTGAGATTTGGATTGAGAAGAGTTCTTCACTTCAAATTTATTGATTAGTAGTGGCAAGAGTTACAAATACCTCATACGTTTTCACAGTCAAAGTCTGCTCGGTTGTCAACCTGTTTCCAGTTGCAGCATAACAAAGTACACATTGTTGGATTTTGTTTCAGCAACTAGCAATAATAAACTGGATTGCCATGAAACTTTGTACAGAAAATGGCAATCCCCTCACAATATTTGAAATACCTTAGCAATCCCTCAATTTTTTTATCCAACACGAGCACAACAACATCCACCATGTCCAGAGCCATGCACCGAGGAGAGTAAGAAAGCTTCAGTTTAGACCTGCTTAGTGTCACTTCCTCTAGCTGCAGAGCACAGTTAGCACACAGCTAGTGATACTATCAGCTGGCTCAAAGGACAGGGATTGTATTAACAAAGGAGCTCTGTTAACCCTTCAGCTATAGCTCGAGGCAGGTGTGTTGCTGTGTGCTGTTAATATTTGCACGTGTGACATGGTATACGTATAACTTGTTGTTATTAATTGTATTATTAGtctctttttgtatttattttgtttacataTTACTTGTgtgtccagtgtttcccacacaaatacgatacctgggcccaagtatatttccgacctgttctcatttatttttttatttattcataaaattgctgcgtgcgtgagagagcgagaggtagcgggggagagagagagagagagcgcgtgaGAGTGCAGGCGCTCGTTCTGCAGGCTCGGTGCTAACAACACGGCTTTATTATAAGTCTCTgtgttcaacatagcaaaactgcctttttaaaaaaaatccctatcGACTCCTACGCAGTGTTAAGACAgcaagagagcagaatcacatcagcttcagagctacagagagagaaatagagggagggggagcgataaggtCCGCTGTCCGTACATgtatcaaaactgaagcttctcctggctccgtttaaatttttttaatgtacagctgctcgctgccgattgtgtgctgaactctaataaataacagaatatccgttaatgtaggcctacattaacagatattctgtgtAGGCCGAATGTACAGAtatgtaggtctacattaacagatattctgttaatggTAGCTGGAGCTAACAGATATTCTAttaatgtaggtctacattaacagaatatcagaatattaacagatattctgttaatggTAGCTGGCGCCAACAGATATTCTAttaatgtaggtctacattaacagaatatcagaatattaacagatattctgttaatggTAGCTGGAGCTAACAGATATTCTAttaatgtaggtctacattaacagaatatcagaatattaacagatattctgttaatggTAGCTGGAGCCAACAGATATTCTAttaatgtaggtctacattaacagaatatcagaatattaacagatattctgttaatggTAGCTGGCGCCAACAGATATTCTATTaatgtaccgtattttccgcactataaggcgcaccttcaatgaatggcctattttagaactgttttcatatataaggcgcaccggattataaggcgcatagaatagaacgtgtttacaactgaacaaggctgggagatattgtgaatatataaatataaatacgtataaaacgtaacgtataaaactacaaaaacaaaagtacataagacgatttccccaaataataaattatttctttgacgtttctcttaactctcaaaacgtagttttatacgtagtgcattcacaataact from Labrus bergylta chromosome 6, fLabBer1.1, whole genome shotgun sequence includes:
- the LOC109983851 gene encoding alpha-2,8-sialyltransferase 8F-like; protein product: MRGLESFFYLVTALLCLGTLFFWCLLDNNVDQFLPAPQRKRAPKTFALCKGCKNMTEKIMQGYSQGWQKQEDNYQKFRSQLSSNCTGFDKAIITQANTPVGSKLVYDGEKKSSLKVSPEVFSTFTKEHPFSNKIWDTCSVVGNGGILTDSSCGERIDSAQFVMRCNLPPLGNDYEKDVGVKTDLVTANPSILMNKYGSLMGRRRPFVESLHIYGNSLLLLPMFSFLSNTPVCLRATYTIEDFGSPMKPVYFNPEYLQSLADFWRAQGLRSVRLSTGLIMASIALEVCKNVHLYGFWPYSNHPYGLYDLKHHYYDDKAPKTNVHAMSTEFELLLRLHSQGVLKLYLGDCQQGKR